A window from Salvia miltiorrhiza cultivar Shanhuang (shh) chromosome 2, IMPLAD_Smil_shh, whole genome shotgun sequence encodes these proteins:
- the LOC131012980 gene encoding epimerase family protein SDR39U1 homolog, chloroplastic-like isoform X2 — translation MIVSVTGATGFIGKRLVQRLLAARDYPGIKIAEEPEWRNCIQGSTAVVNLAGLPISTRWSPEIKKEIKESRIKVTSKVVDFINSTQDDLRPKVLHPGQPQGNS, via the exons ATGATCGTTTCAGTAACTGGAGCCACTGGGTTCATAGGTAAAAGATTGGTGCAGAGATTGCTTGCAG CCAGGGACTATCCAGGAATTAAAATAGCAGAGGAACCAGAATGGAGAAACTGCATTCAAGGTTCTACGGCTGTTGTAAATCTGGCCGGATTGCCTATAAGCACAAGATGGTCACCCGAG ATCAAGAAAGAGATCAAGGAAAGCAGGATTAAAGTAACTTCTAAG GTTGTAGATTTTATTAATAGCACACAGGATGACCTTCGCCCCAAGGTTTTG CATCCGGGGCAGCCTCAGGGAAACTCCTAG
- the LOC131012980 gene encoding epimerase family protein SDR39U1 homolog, chloroplastic-like isoform X1: protein MIVSVTGATGFIGKRLVQRLLAARDYPGIKIAEEPEWRNCIQGSTAVVNLAGLPISTRWSPEIKKEIKESRIKVTSKVVDFINSTQDDLRPKVLACNCSIRGSLRETPRV from the exons ATGATCGTTTCAGTAACTGGAGCCACTGGGTTCATAGGTAAAAGATTGGTGCAGAGATTGCTTGCAG CCAGGGACTATCCAGGAATTAAAATAGCAGAGGAACCAGAATGGAGAAACTGCATTCAAGGTTCTACGGCTGTTGTAAATCTGGCCGGATTGCCTATAAGCACAAGATGGTCACCCGAG ATCAAGAAAGAGATCAAGGAAAGCAGGATTAAAGTAACTTCTAAG GTTGTAGATTTTATTAATAGCACACAGGATGACCTTCGCCCCAAGGTTTTG GCTTGCAACTGTAGCATCCGGGGCAGCCTCAGGGAAACTCCTAGAGTATGA
- the LOC131012979 gene encoding uncharacterized protein LOC131012979: MEKVLGLSHLFMTVFLYCFANFMVGPAITDVTMAALCPGKDECSLAIYLTGAQQAVTGLGSLMIMPLVGNLSDIYGRKVMLTVPMTLSIFPLLILAYSRTRYYFYAYYVLKTLFSMATEGSVQFLALAYVADNVSESRRAAVFGVMSGFASSSFVFGNFSTRFLSTSAVFQVAAAMSVVALVYMRIFLQESVANHAASCKTSETDCLLEKSPSKNWKLFKTLPSLNESISLLKTSPTFSKAAMVAFFINVADVGLFASLTYYLKAQFHFNKDQFADLMIIAGVAGVVSQLIIMPVLTPLMGEERMLSVGLFFACAHIVLYSVAWAPWVPYAAAMLSVVATFALPCLRSIASKQTGPSEQGKVQGCITGICSFANIISPLVFSPLTALFLSDNAPFHFPGFSIMCSGLVAMIAFVYSTTIRPPPTPSKSCSSDFCSSSTVDPLV; this comes from the exons atggAGAAGGTGTTAGGGCTGAGCCACCTCTTCATGACGGTGTTCCTCTACTGCTTCGCCAACTTCATGGTGGGTCCGGCCATCACCGACGTCACCATGGCGGCGCTTTGCCCCGGAAAAGACGAATGCTCCTTGGCCATATATCTCACCGGAGCTCAACAGGCG GTGACTGGATTGGGATCACTCATGATAATGCCTTTGGTTGGGAATCTTTCCGACATTTATGGAAGAAAAGTGATGCTCACAGTTCCCATGACTCTCTCCATTTTCCCTCTAT TGATACTGGCGTACAGCAGGACAAGATATTACTTCTACGCTTATTATGTGCTGAAAACTCTGTTTTCAATGGCCACTGAAGGCAGCGTCCAGTTTCTTGCTCTTGCATATGTG GCGGATAATGTTTCAGAGAGCAGAAGGGCTGCAGTTTTCGGCGTCATGTCCGGCTTCGCTTCTTCTTCCTTCGTCTTTGGAAATTTCTCCACCCGATTTCTCTCCACTTCAGCCGTTTTTCAA GTTGCTGCTGCAATGTCCGTGGTGGCCTTGGTCTACATGAGAATCTTCCTTCAAGAGTCCGTCGCCAACCACGCCGCTTCTTGCAAGACTTCAGAAACCGATTGCCTTCTCGAGAAATCTCCCTCCAAAAACTGGAAACTTTTCAAGACTCTGCCCTCTCTCAATGAATCCATTTCCTTGTTGAAAACTAG CCCCACTTTTTCCAAAGCAGCTATGGTTGCATTCTTCATCAATGTTGCAGATGTTGGCCTCTTTGCTTCTTTGACG TATTACTTGAAGGCTCAATTCCACTTCAACAAAGATCAGTTCGCTGATCTTATGATTATAGCTGGAGTTGCAGGTGTAGTATCACAG CTCATCATCATGCCTGTACTAACTCCCCTCATGGGAGAAGAAAGGATGCTTTCTGTTGGACTGTTTTTCGCCTGCGCTCAC ATTGTGCTTTACAGCGTGGCTTGGGCACCATGG GTACCTTATGCTGCAGCAATGTTATCAGTTGTGGCTACTTTTGCCCTTCCATGT CTACGTAGTATTGCATCCAAACAAACTGGACCGAGTGAACAG GGGAAGGTTCAAGGGTGCATAACAGGCATCTGCTCCTTCGCCAACATCATCTCACCTCTTGTTTTCAGCCCTTTAACAG CTCTGTTTTTATCAGATAATGCGCCGTTTCACTTCCCTGGATTCAGCATTATGTGCTCTGGCTTAGTTGCT ATGATTGCGTTCGTGTATAGCACCACGATAAGGCCACCTCCGACACCTTCCAAGAGCTGCAGCAGCGATTTTTGCAGCTCTAGCACCGTGGACCCTTTAGT TTGA
- the LOC131012981 gene encoding phospholipase D delta-like — protein MTPSLSYVENSFPPHIFFDLEHHIGDGGDTRQAAFSATAQSDKNIVSDEMGEETPGNDIIYLHGDLDLKIIEARCLPNMDLLVERLRRFLTAFKTFQKPLTPHCRRRRHKQHSKIITSDPYVTVCLAGARVARTRVISNSQNPAWNEHFKIPLAHPVSQIEFEVKDNDVFGADRIGVATVAASRIASGETIDEWIPLIGPQGRPYKPDTAVRLEITFTPCSENPAYRQGVTEKYALRESYFPLRHGGKVTLYQDAHVPDGMLPEIQLDGDRSFEHDKCWEDICHAIMEAHHMVYIVGWSIYHKVRLVREASRPLPRGGNLTLGELLKYKSQEGVRVLLLVWDDKTSHSKFFINTTGVMETHDEETRKFFKHSSVTCVLAPRYGSNKLSIFKQQVVGTIYTHHQKCVIVDTQDHGNNRKITTFIGGLDLCDGRYDTPEHRLYRDLKTVFRGDYHNPTFGPGTKAPRQPWHDLHCKIEGPAAYDILTNFEQRWKKATKWSEIGQKLTRYSRWHDALIKIDKISWINSPSMNIPNDHPLLWVYEENDPDNWHVQIFRSIDSGSLKGFPKSVYAAEKQNLVCAKNLVIDRSIQMAYIQAIRSAQHFIYIENQYFLGSSYAWPDYKHAGADNLIPMELALKIVSKIRAKEKFTVYIVIPMWPEGVPSSAAVQEILYWQAQTMQMMYELIAKEIKSANLENAHPTDYLNFYCLGNREEYHKKSSTGSSHASSNANAEASTSKTKSGRFMIYVHAKGMIVDDEYVIIGSANINQRSMAGSRDTEIAMGGYQPHHTWAKKQQHPRGQVYGYRMSLWAEHLGRIDPCFKDPNHPDCVDYVNQLAQDNWKRFTADKFTPLQGHILKYPVDIDAHGKLNSLPGFETFPDVGGKVLGAPTNLPDALTT, from the exons ATGACCCCCTCCTTGTCGTACGTAGAAAATTCCTTTCCGCCACACATATTCTTTGATCTGGAGCACCATATCGGCGACGGCGGAGACACGAGACAAGCAGCATTCTCCGCCACGGCGCAGTCAGATAAGAATATTGTCTCAGACGAAATGGGCGAAGAAACCCCTGGAAACGACATAATATACCTCCATGGCGACCTGGACCTGAAGATCATCGAAGCCCGGTGCCTCCCCAATATGGACCTCCTGGTGGAGCGCCTCCGCCGTTTCCTCACCGCCTTCAAGACCTTCCAGAAGCCCCTCACCCCtcactgccgccgccgccgccacaaGCAGCACAGCAAGATCATCACCAGCGACCCCTACGTCACCGTGTGCCTCGCCGGCGCCCGCGTGGCCCGCACCCGCGTCATCTCCAATTCCCAGAACCCCGCCTGGAACGAGCATTTCAAGATCCCTCTCGCCCACCCCGTCTCCCAG ATCGAGTTCGAGGTCAAGGACAACGACGTCTTCGGTGCCGACCGGATCGGGGTGGCCACGGTGGCGGCCAGCCGGATCGCCTCGGGGGAGACGATCGACGAGTGGATCCCGCTGATCGGGCCGCAGGGGCGGCCGTACAAGCCGGACACGGCGGTGCGCCTGGAGATCACGTTCACGCCGTGCAGCGAGAACCCGGCGTACCGGCAGGGCGTGACGGAGAAGTACGCGCTGCGGGAGAGCTACTTCCCGCTGCGGCACGGGGGGAAGGTGACGCTGTACCAGGACGCGCACGTGCCGGATGGGATGCTGCCGGAGATCCAGCTCGACGGGGACCGCAGCTTCGAGCACGACAAGTGCTGGGAGGACATATGCCACGCCATCATGGAGGCGCACCACATGGTGTATATCGTGGGATGGTCCATATACCACAAGGTGAGGCTCGTGAGGGAGGCGTCGCGGCCGCTGCCCCGCGGCGGAAACCTCACGCTGGGGGAGCTCCTCAAGTATAAGTCGCAGGAAGGGGTGAGGGTGCTGCTCCTGGTTTGGGACGATAAGACTTCGCATAGCAAGTTCTTCATCAATACT ACAGGAGTAATGGAAACTCATGACGAAGAAACTCGGAAATTTTTTAAGCACTCGTCTGTCACGTGCGTGCTTGCTCCTCGTTATGGCAGCAATAAGCTTAGCATTTTCAAACAACAG GTAGTGGGAACTATTTACACTCACCATCAGAAATGCGTGATTGTGGACACTCAAGACCACGGCAACAACCGGAAAATCACGACATTCATCGGCGGTCTGGACCTGTGCGACGGGCGGTACGATACACCGGAGCACCGACTGTATCGTGATCTGAAGACTGTGTTTCGTGGCGACTATCACAACCCCACATTCGGT CCAGGAACTAAGGCTCCAAGACAGCCATGGCACGATCTCCACTGCAAGATAGAAGGTCCCGCTGCTTATGACATTCTCACCAATTTCGAGCAGCGATGGAAGAAAGCCACCAAATGGTCCGAGATTGGTCAGAAGTTGACCAGATATTCGCGCTGGCACGATGCTTTGATCAAGATTGACAAAATCTCCTGGATCAACAGCCCTTCCATGAATATCCCTAATGATCATCCTCTGCTCTGGGTTTATGAGGAAAATGATCCTGATAACTGGCATGTTCAG attTTCCGTTCCATAGATTCCGGATCGCTCAAGGGATTTCCCAAGAGTGTGTATGCAGCAGAAAAGCAA AATCTAGTTTGTGCTAAAAATCTGGTGATAGACAGAAGCATTCAAATGGCTTATATCCAAGCAATCAGATCTGCTCAACACTTCATTTACATTGAGAATCAATATTTCCTTGGCTCATCTTATGCTTGGCCCGACTACAAACATGCAG GGGCGGACAATTTAATCCCAATGGAACTGGCATTGAAAATAGTGAGCAAAATAAGGGCCAAGGAGAAGTTCACAGTTTATATTGTTATTCCAATGTGGCCAGAGGGTGTTCCTAGTTCTGCAGCTGTTCAAGAAATCCTTTACTGGCAG GCACAGACGATGCAAATGATGTATGAACTTATTGCTAAAGAAATTAAATCAGCAAATCTTGAGAATGCGCATCCAACCGACTATCTCAATTTCTACTGTCTTGGCAACCGCGAGGAGTATCACAAAAAATCGTCGACCGGGAGTAGCCATGCCTCGTCAAATGCAAATGCA GAAGCAAGCACGAGCAAGACAAAATCAGGTCGGTTTATGATCTATGTGCATGCCAAGGGAATGATAGTGGACGACGAATATGTAATAATCGGGTCGGCCAACATCAACCAACGGTCCATGGCCGGTTCAAGAGACACTGAGATCGCCATGGGAGGGTATCAACCCCATCACACCTGGGCCAAGAAGCAGCAGCATCCACGCGGCCAGGTGTATGGCTACAGAATGTCACTGTGGGCAGAGCATTTAGGCAGAATCGATCCATGCTTCAAGGACCCCAACCACCCCGACTGTGTCGACTATGTTAACCAGCTTGCACAAGACAACTGGAAGCGATTCACAGCTGACAAGTTCACGCCGCTGCAAGGTCATATTCTCAAGTATCCAGTCGACATCGATGCTCATGGAAAACTCAATTCTCTGCCTGGATTTGAGACCTTTCCAGATGTTGGTGGTAAGGTCTTAGGGGCTCCAACTAATCTGCCTGATGCTTTAACTACCTAG
- the LOC131012982 gene encoding uncharacterized protein LOC131012982 produces METLTTTTTTTGAVSLPLFSPFKPKRLTFRRLLRYSISPNNGNNSNGKINSESDLNSDSALVPILRNGTLSKDDAMGLVLSAANVGGWTTGSGMEGPPVPAGADSNSVTERVSTFPWSLFTKSPRRRMRVAFTCNVCGQRTTRAINPHAYTDGTVFVQCCGCNVFHKLVDHLNLFHEMKCYVNSSFNPNPNDNMNIKYLDMDEDNNDNIFPPF; encoded by the exons ATGGAAACTctaaccaccaccaccaccaccaccggcgCCGTATCTCTGCCGCTGTTCTCCCCCTTCAAACCCAAACGACTAACTTTCCGTCGGCTCCTCCGATACTCAATTTCCCCCAATA aTGGCAATAATAGCAACGGAAAAATTAACAGCGAAAGCGATCTCAATTCTGATTCCGCCCTAGTCCCCATTTTAAGAAATGGAACTCTCTCGAAG GATGATGCGATGGGGTTGGTGCTTAGTGCCGCAAACGTGGGTGGGTGGACAACCGGGTCGGGTATGGAAGGCCCGCCTGTTCCCGCCGGTGCAGATTCAAATTCCGTGACGGAGCGTGTATCCACTTTCCCCTGGTCGCTTTTCACTAAATCCCCTCGGCGTCGGATGCGCGTGGCCTTCACGTGCAACGTCTGCGGCCAGCGCACCACTCGCGCTATCAATCCGCATGCTTACACTGACGGCACCGTATTCGTTCAG TGTTGTGGTTGCAATGTGTTTCATAAGCTGGTGGACCATTTGAATCTATTCCATGAGATGAAGTGCTACGTGAATTCGAGTTTCAATCCAAATCCAAATGATAATATGAACATCAAATACTTGGACATGGATGAGGACAACAATGACAATATCTTTCCGCCTTTCTGA